The DNA sequence aaacttgtggggATGGGCATTTTGTTCCCATAAGTGACTGCTGGTCCCTGCAAGTATAGTAGCATGCCgattttctgtcctcacaaagatgtctaaacatgtacacacatacacaaacacacacatggtgAAAACAACACCAACGTTATCAGAGACTAACACTCCGCAGCACTTACTTGAACGTGTTTACAGCCAGACACCATAAAAAGGCAGCGTTATCTCACTTTTAACATATCCAGATGTCTATAAACTGGATTTCAGTTACTGTGTGTATgcgtgcttttgtgtgtgtgtgtgtgtctcatcaCATTTTGTGTATTGTGTGTGTTGAGGAGTTATCTGTTCTGCTGCCTTTCAGTATGCAGTTGTCACTCTTCCAattgttatttctctctttAAGATCTCTGCAAATCACCATGTATTTAATTTATTGGTTTActggtttatcttttcatttgTCCACATAAGCATGTCTGCCTGATGTTATCCCAAAAGTCTAATCTCTGTGGGAAAGCTGTGCATAGCCTCAAAATATTCACAACAGAGAAATTATCAGAAACATTAAACTGTCTCTAATGACTTATCTAAATAAGTAGAACATAAATAAACATCCAAGTTTAATAAGAATAACTTCATACACCAGAAGTCAATTGCCAAGCTGATTGTaagtaaatacagaaaaatacaaaTTCTTTGCTGTTAATCTGCTCATGTACTCATATTAAGTGGTATTAGAGACAACCACTTCATCTATTATGAAATGGCATTTTCTGCTTATATAATGATGTTTTAACTGGGCTCAGTTTTACTTACAGTGCTTTCATAAGTGGGCACAGGCAGGGCGCGGAGGTCAGAAACCACAAATTCAAACCCACAATGTCTGTCCTGAGACAAAATGTCGACCAGAAATTGGGCAAATGAGTGTCTTTAGGCACGTATTAGTTATCTCTTACAGAAAGTAAACTCAAGCTTAACAATATGCCTGAAGGACTTGGGTTGGCTGTTGAATCATGGTCACAGAACAGCCTAGCAGCCCCAGTGCGCTCTTAGAGGCTGTTTCTGTGAAATTAATTAACTATGTGGTATATTAGTTAATGTTAACAGAATAcaaaagatgaagaagaaatgcaGACATGCAGTTTACATAACTGTATATAATTCCAAACATCTTTCACCAGAGAATAAAGTAGATCAGAATTTAGACCAACATgctaaaaaaaggttttatatAAATCTCATACTTATTTCTAATGTACAAACATTGTTTATCAACATTattaaaataccaaaaatgtattttcacatttaaattGATAAGAAATAAATTTCCttgaacaaaacaaatatttcctcctgtttgtgtataataaataacatttacatAAATTCCTGGAGCATAAATACAATAGGACAACATTTGATTGTGTAATAATTACTTGTGTTGATTAATTTTCATAAAACAGAACTATTGATTGTAGATAAAGAGTAACTTTACTTTAGGCTAGCTAATAAAATTAAAGTGTTCTTTAAGGACTCGTTAAGGCTTGTTTTACCACAGTAACAACCCTTTTATAAAAAGTCCATTTAGTGGTTCTTTGAATCTTTATAGAAACgattcaaagacaaaaacagtttttttctgtatgcTATCTCTCACTTGTTATTACTTTGTGCAAAAATTTGCTTGTCATATTGCATATAAACTTTAACTAACTTAATCCCCCATACTTTAAATTATTTGTGGCACAACGCTGAGGTACAGTAGAGCATAATCTAACTGAACTCCTCTGGAATCTGTCCTGGTATCCTGAAACCAGTCTGTCCAGTATAATCCAGAGTGCCTGCAGAACTGGGAGTAGCAAAGCTTGGACGTGTCTCTAAACTGCAGCTGGTCCTGTTGAGAAACTGCAAGAAGTTCTCATGACCCGAGCCCTCCTGGCTGGACGCTGGCAATTTCATTGGTCGAGTCGAGTAGCAGCGCCTTAGTTTACAAAGCTCTTCCCTAATCTGCCGATTTAGAAGCCCATAGAAAAAAGGGTTAATAGCAAATGACGAATATGCCAGCCAGGTGACTGTTTCCTCCAGGTCATCGGGGATCTGGGGTGTTGCATCAAGTATCAAATGAAAGTGGAAGGCAAAATAAGGCAGCCAGCAGATTAGAAACTGCCCAACAATGACCACCAGAGTAAGAGCAGCCTTACCACCCCCGAAAGGCCGGTCTCGGGTAATCCTCCGTGGGGCATTGCGAGTTGTAATGATGGTAGTCTGACTGCTTATTGAGTCAGAGCGATGCTTCAGTTGACTGTTTGTCCAGGAGGGCAGAGGTCCATGTTGCCGGGCAGCCACACGGGCCACTTTGTAGATATTACAGTAGACAGCAAAAATCACAACTGCTGGCAGACAGAAACAGGTCACACTGAAGAGCACAGAGAAAATACGCCTGTGGTCACTGTTGCTCCAGTACAGTGAGCAGTGTGCTGCACTGATGGAGGTCAGGCTGCCATAAGACGGCCATCCAAACACAGTAGACAATCCCAGCCCTGCAGAAGCGACCCACACTATCACCATCACAACTGCAGTCAGCTTCAGCGTCATCTTGACCTCATATCGCATGGGGTGAACAATGTAGTAATAACGCTCCACGCTAATAGCTGTGATGGTGAAGATGGAGGCTGCTATGAGGATTACATTGAGGAAGACATAGATCTGGCACTCCAGCACAGTGAACACCACACCAGCGAAGTACGAGGAGCTGGACACAATGCCGAGTGGCATGATCAAGATGGCACACAGAAGGTCCACTGCACAAAGAtggcacaaaaatacaaatttccTGAGATGAGGGGCTTTGATGACAACCACAAGAACAGCAGTGTTGGCCAGAAGTGCCAGAACATTTAGGGTCACCATGAAAAATAATCCCATGAGATCCTTGAGACGTGTTTGTGGGTTGGGAACATTTCCCAAGTGTCTGCTGGGTGCAGAAGGCTCTATCGGCCAAGCGGCGGTGCTTTCATTGTACTCAGTCACAAATGAACTGTTCTCTTCCATGATTCATAATAAAGAACGAGTTAAGATCTGTATTCCAGTGTCTCCCATTGTTAAGCGATGAGGCTAAAAAGTTCTTCAGACATCAAAAGAAATACACTTCACTTCTGTAAagacaaaatgaagaaaatgataAATATATCAATAGCAAATTTTGCATCTTTTCATTTGCATCAGATGGCTTTACTTTTGCGCAATGGAAACACTTTCTAGTACAGCATTATGTATTATTTCGCAAATTTGGAGCTACTTTCCAATAAGTTTTGCTAAATCCTCATCTGTATTCACCCAGTAGTTGCTCATTTTATCTGCACTGAGCCCTTTGTAGCTTGTCTCAAACAGCTACCTGCTTTAGCTTAAAATGATGCTGGTAATTGAGGGCAAACTAAAACAGAACAGCTTTAGGctgaaaatctttaaaatgctcTCCAGAGCTCAGATAGCCTGCAGCTGGGTGATAATTGTTTGCAGGTTCTTTGATAGGAACGGGCCTTTTCACAAGTAGCTATATTGATTACAGTAAGGACAAAGAATGTTAACAATACACACTATAAGTTACACAAAGCGCTAT is a window from the Pelmatolapia mariae isolate MD_Pm_ZW linkage group LG5, Pm_UMD_F_2, whole genome shotgun sequence genome containing:
- the LOC134627039 gene encoding probable G-protein coupled receptor; this encodes MEENSSFVTEYNESTAAWPIEPSAPSRHLGNVPNPQTRLKDLMGLFFMVTLNVLALLANTAVLVVVIKAPHLRKFVFLCHLCAVDLLCAILIMPLGIVSSSSYFAGVVFTVLECQIYVFLNVILIAASIFTITAISVERYYYIVHPMRYEVKMTLKLTAVVMVIVWVASAGLGLSTVFGWPSYGSLTSISAAHCSLYWSNSDHRRIFSVLFSVTCFCLPAVVIFAVYCNIYKVARVAARQHGPLPSWTNSQLKHRSDSISSQTTIITTRNAPRRITRDRPFGGGKAALTLVVIVGQFLICWLPYFAFHFHLILDATPQIPDDLEETVTWLAYSSFAINPFFYGLLNRQIREELCKLRRCYSTRPMKLPASSQEGSGHENFLQFLNRTSCSLETRPSFATPSSAGTLDYTGQTGFRIPGQIPEEFS